A window from Pseudomonas sp. Tri1 encodes these proteins:
- a CDS encoding HAD family hydrolase → MSIQVKHPIRFLLSDMDGTLLLPDHSLNQRTIEAVRALREAGVLFSLATGRPPRAMLQQIEALGVDLPTAAFNGGTLVHPDGSFLAVHYLPAEAALTTLALYADQPGIEVWVFADGDWLVRDANGPMVPVETRGLGYPPVQVDSFEPYLERIDKIVATSANTDLLVELEARLHPLLKDQAQVSRSQPIYLDVTAMQANKGQALATLAAFLDVPLEQTAAMGDGGNDPAMFHRAGLSIAMGQAEEAIKCQADVITAAVVDDGAALAIERYILPR, encoded by the coding sequence ATGAGTATTCAGGTGAAACACCCCATCCGCTTTTTGCTCAGTGACATGGACGGTACGCTGCTGCTGCCTGACCACAGTCTCAACCAACGCACCATCGAGGCCGTTCGTGCATTGCGCGAAGCCGGTGTGCTGTTCAGTCTCGCCACCGGGCGGCCGCCCCGGGCGATGCTGCAACAGATCGAGGCCCTGGGCGTCGACCTGCCCACTGCTGCGTTCAATGGCGGCACACTGGTTCATCCGGACGGCAGTTTCCTTGCCGTGCATTACTTGCCTGCCGAGGCGGCGCTGACCACCCTGGCGTTGTACGCCGATCAGCCCGGTATCGAGGTGTGGGTATTCGCCGATGGCGACTGGCTGGTGCGTGATGCCAACGGGCCGATGGTGCCAGTGGAAACCCGTGGCCTGGGCTATCCGCCGGTGCAGGTCGACAGCTTCGAACCTTACCTGGAGCGCATCGATAAAATCGTCGCTACCAGCGCCAATACGGATCTATTGGTTGAATTGGAGGCACGGTTGCATCCACTGCTCAAGGACCAGGCCCAAGTATCGCGTTCGCAGCCGATCTACCTGGACGTGACGGCGATGCAGGCCAACAAGGGGCAAGCGCTGGCGACCCTGGCGGCGTTCCTGGATGTGCCGCTGGAGCAGACGGCGGCCATGGGGGATGGCGGCAATGACCCAGCGATGTTTCATCGTGCGGGACTGTCGATTGCCATGGGGCAGGCGGAGGAGGCGATCAAGTGTCAGGCGGATGTCATTACAGCCGCCGTTGTCGACGACGGTGCGGCGCTGGCGATCGAGCGGTACATCCTGCCCCGATAG
- the zwf gene encoding glucose-6-phosphate dehydrogenase, producing the protein MTSIGSKSKAEAAPPTTLFLFGAHGDLVKRLLMPALYHLSRDGLLGDGLRIVGVDHNAISDVDFAKKLEDFIRHETASKGGDASRALDPVLWAKLARGISYIQGDFLDDSTYQALAAKIAASGTGNAVFYLATAPRFFSEVVSRLGAAGLLQEQEDAFRRVVIEKPFGSDLQTAEALNACLLKVMSEKQIYRIDHYLGKETVQNILVSRFSNSLFEAFWNNHYIDHVQITAAETVGVETRGSFYEHTGALRDMVPNHLFQLLAMVAMEPPAAFGADAVRGEKAKVVGAIRPWSVEQARANSIRGQYTAGEVAGKAVKGYRQEANVAADSSTETYVALKVMIDNWRWVGVPFYLRTGKRMSVRDTEIVICFKPAPYAQFRDTEVDELQPTYLRIQIQPNEGMWFDLLAKRPGPALDMANIELGFAYKDFFEMQPSTGYETLIYDCLTGDQTLFQRADNIENGWRVVQPFLDAWQQDATVQPYKAGEDGPSAADDLLIRDGRVWHSLG; encoded by the coding sequence ATGACCTCGATCGGCAGCAAATCCAAGGCAGAAGCCGCGCCGCCGACCACGTTGTTCCTGTTCGGCGCCCATGGTGATCTGGTCAAGCGCCTGCTGATGCCGGCGCTTTACCACCTCAGTCGTGACGGTCTGCTGGGCGATGGGCTGCGGATAGTCGGCGTCGATCACAACGCCATCAGCGACGTGGACTTCGCCAAGAAACTCGAGGACTTCATCCGTCACGAAACGGCGAGCAAGGGCGGCGATGCCAGCCGTGCGCTCGACCCGGTACTGTGGGCCAAGCTGGCCAGGGGGATCAGCTACATCCAGGGTGATTTCCTCGATGACAGCACCTACCAGGCGCTGGCGGCGAAAATCGCCGCCAGCGGCACCGGCAATGCGGTTTTCTACCTGGCGACCGCGCCGCGCTTTTTCAGTGAGGTGGTCAGCCGCCTTGGCGCGGCCGGGCTGCTTCAGGAGCAGGAGGATGCTTTCCGGCGCGTGGTGATCGAAAAGCCGTTCGGTTCCGACCTGCAAACCGCCGAAGCGCTGAACGCCTGCCTGCTCAAGGTCATGAGCGAAAAACAGATCTATCGGATCGACCATTACCTGGGCAAGGAAACGGTGCAGAACATTCTGGTCAGCCGTTTCTCCAACAGCTTGTTCGAAGCGTTCTGGAACAACCACTACATCGACCACGTGCAAATCACTGCCGCCGAAACCGTCGGTGTGGAAACCCGTGGCAGTTTTTATGAGCACACCGGCGCCCTGCGGGACATGGTGCCCAATCACTTGTTCCAGTTGCTTGCGATGGTGGCCATGGAGCCGCCGGCGGCATTTGGCGCAGACGCGGTACGCGGGGAAAAAGCCAAGGTGGTCGGGGCCATCCGGCCCTGGTCGGTGGAGCAGGCGCGTGCCAACTCCATACGGGGCCAGTACACGGCCGGTGAAGTCGCTGGCAAGGCGGTCAAGGGCTATCGCCAGGAAGCGAATGTGGCTGCCGACAGCAGCACCGAAACCTATGTCGCCCTCAAGGTCATGATCGACAACTGGCGTTGGGTGGGCGTGCCGTTTTACCTGCGCACCGGCAAGCGCATGAGTGTGCGCGACACGGAAATCGTCATCTGCTTCAAGCCGGCGCCATACGCGCAGTTTCGTGATACCGAAGTCGACGAACTGCAACCTACGTACCTGAGAATCCAGATTCAGCCCAATGAAGGCATGTGGTTCGACCTGTTGGCCAAACGGCCAGGGCCGGCACTCGACATGGCGAATATTGAATTGGGCTTCGCTTACAAGGATTTCTTCGAAATGCAACCATCCACGGGCTACGAAACCCTGATCTACGATTGCCTTACCGGCGATCAGACGTTGTTCCAGCGCGCCGACAACATCGAAAACGGCTGGCGTGTGGTGCAACCCTTCCTCGATGCCTGGCAACAAGATGCCACGGTCCAGCCTTACAAGGCCGGAGAAGATGGCCCGTCGGCCGCCGATGATCTGCTGATACGCGACGGTCGCGTCTGGCACAGCCTCGGATGA
- the gnd gene encoding phosphogluconate dehydrogenase (NAD(+)-dependent, decarboxylating), with product MQLGIIGLGRMGGNIARRLMLNGHTTVVYDRNAAFVENLRQEGATGVTDLPALVAGLEKPRAVWVMLPAGAPTEDTINVLSELLEPGDVIIDGGNTYYKDDIRRAQALSEKGLGYIDVGTSGGVWGLERGYCMMIGGDAEVVKRLDPLFDSLAPGMGDIPRTRDRKSDDDRAERGYIHAGPAGAGHFVKMIHNGIEYGMMQAFAEGFDILKTKSSESLPAQQRFDLNVADIAEVWRRGSVVSSWLLDLTADALASDPQLDGFSGEVADSGEGRWTIEAAIEQAVPVPVLSSSLFARFRSRQQSTYGDKMLSAMRFGFGGHVETPKK from the coding sequence ATGCAACTCGGGATTATTGGACTGGGCCGCATGGGCGGCAATATTGCGCGGCGCCTGATGCTCAATGGGCACACCACCGTCGTTTATGACCGCAATGCCGCTTTTGTCGAAAACCTGCGCCAGGAAGGCGCCACGGGCGTTACCGATCTGCCGGCGTTGGTCGCCGGCCTCGAGAAACCGCGGGCGGTCTGGGTCATGCTGCCGGCGGGCGCACCCACCGAAGACACCATCAACGTCCTCAGCGAATTGCTTGAGCCGGGCGATGTGATCATTGATGGCGGCAACACGTACTACAAGGATGACATTCGTCGGGCCCAGGCCCTGTCGGAAAAAGGCCTGGGCTACATCGACGTCGGCACCTCTGGCGGCGTCTGGGGCCTGGAGCGCGGTTACTGCATGATGATTGGCGGTGACGCCGAGGTGGTGAAGCGCCTGGATCCGCTGTTCGACAGCCTGGCCCCTGGCATGGGTGATATCCCCCGTACCCGTGACCGCAAGTCGGACGACGACCGCGCCGAGCGCGGTTACATCCACGCAGGTCCGGCAGGCGCCGGGCATTTCGTGAAGATGATCCACAATGGCATCGAATACGGAATGATGCAGGCTTTCGCCGAAGGCTTTGACATCCTCAAGACCAAATCCAGCGAAAGCTTGCCGGCGCAACAGCGTTTCGACCTGAATGTCGCCGATATCGCCGAAGTCTGGCGGCGTGGCAGCGTAGTCTCCTCCTGGTTGCTGGACTTGACCGCCGATGCGTTGGCCAGTGATCCGCAACTCGACGGTTTTTCCGGCGAAGTCGCTGACAGCGGGGAAGGGCGCTGGACCATCGAGGCGGCCATTGAACAAGCCGTGCCGGTCCCGGTGCTGTCCAGCTCGTTGTTCGCCCGTTTCCGTTCCCGCCAGCAAAGCACCTACGGCGACAAGATGCTCTCGGCCATGCGCTTCGGCTTTGGCGGCCACGTGGAGACACCGAAAAAATGA
- a CDS encoding DUF6026 family protein, with the protein MGPVVTARPPQTLYVTIRRDELRLLKEERDLLLDEVMQLRMQLQHAQLPQQSQTLVR; encoded by the coding sequence ATGGGCCCTGTCGTTACCGCACGTCCTCCCCAAACCCTTTACGTGACCATTCGTCGCGACGAATTACGCCTACTCAAGGAAGAACGTGATCTGCTGCTCGATGAAGTGATGCAGTTGCGCATGCAGTTGCAGCACGCACAGCTACCCCAGCAAAGCCAGACGCTGGTTCGATAA
- a CDS encoding phosphoethanolamine transferase CptA, whose protein sequence is MSLFKRSKTTAKGFDWAGLGWLFLFFWYFSGITQLLILLSDTSGFTGFRQAFVMSAVWLAPMLLFPARTRVLAALIGVVLWACSMASLGYFFIYQQEFSQSVIFIMFESNVSEAGEYLTQYFAWWMVAAFLAHTVVGYWLWTRLRPVYLPRGQAWVAAVVIVGAVVGYPLVKQTLRTGDFAGGLEKFEDRIEPAVPWQMLVAYRRYGEQLENMQGMLHSASKIKPLSNLKDAMADQPATLVLVIGESTNRQRMSLYGYPRETTPELDKLKDQLSVFDNVITPRPYTIEALQQVLTFADEENPDLYLSTPSLVSMMKQAGYKTFWITNQQTMTKRNTMLTTFSQQADEQVYLNNNRNQNAAQYDGDVIEPFNKALADSAPRKLIVVHLLGTHMSYQYRYPPTFNKFTDRQGVPAGVSDDQVPTYNSYDNAVLYNDFVVSSLIKDYAKTDPNGFLLYLSDHGEDVFDSLGHNTLGRNEAKPTAPMYTIPFMAWASPKWRESHDWNLAGDLSRPYSSSHLIHTWADLAGLSFDELDHSKSLVSADFKARPLLIGNPYESQHKGLIDFSLMKPKAPVAEVVQK, encoded by the coding sequence ATGAGCTTGTTCAAACGCAGCAAAACGACTGCGAAAGGTTTCGACTGGGCCGGGCTGGGCTGGCTTTTTCTGTTCTTCTGGTATTTCTCGGGTATTACCCAACTGCTGATTCTGCTAAGCGACACATCCGGCTTCACGGGGTTTCGCCAGGCGTTCGTGATGAGTGCGGTGTGGCTGGCGCCTATGCTGCTATTCCCCGCCCGCACGCGCGTGCTCGCTGCGTTGATTGGCGTGGTGCTGTGGGCCTGCTCCATGGCCAGCCTCGGCTACTTCTTCATATACCAACAGGAATTCTCCCAGAGCGTCATCTTCATCATGTTCGAATCGAACGTGTCTGAAGCTGGCGAGTACCTGACGCAGTATTTTGCCTGGTGGATGGTGGCGGCTTTCCTGGCCCATACCGTCGTCGGCTATTGGCTCTGGACTCGGCTGCGTCCGGTGTACCTGCCCCGAGGCCAGGCCTGGGTGGCAGCCGTCGTGATTGTGGGGGCCGTGGTCGGGTACCCGCTGGTCAAGCAAACCCTGCGTACCGGCGATTTCGCCGGTGGCCTGGAGAAGTTCGAAGATCGCATCGAGCCCGCCGTGCCGTGGCAAATGCTGGTGGCTTATCGTCGCTATGGTGAGCAGCTGGAGAACATGCAAGGCATGTTGCACAGCGCCAGCAAGATCAAGCCCCTGAGCAACCTCAAGGACGCCATGGCTGACCAGCCGGCAACACTGGTGCTGGTGATCGGCGAGTCCACCAACCGCCAGCGCATGAGCCTTTATGGCTACCCGCGGGAAACCACACCGGAGCTGGACAAGCTCAAGGACCAGCTGTCGGTTTTCGACAACGTCATCACACCGCGCCCCTATACCATCGAAGCGCTGCAACAGGTGCTGACGTTCGCTGACGAAGAGAACCCGGATCTGTACCTGAGCACGCCATCGCTGGTGAGCATGATGAAGCAGGCCGGCTACAAGACCTTCTGGATCACCAACCAGCAGACCATGACCAAGCGCAACACCATGCTCACGACCTTCTCCCAACAGGCCGATGAGCAGGTGTACCTGAACAACAACCGCAACCAGAACGCCGCGCAATACGATGGCGACGTGATCGAACCGTTCAACAAAGCCTTGGCCGACAGCGCACCGCGCAAGCTGATCGTGGTGCACCTGCTCGGTACTCATATGAGTTACCAGTATCGTTATCCGCCGACCTTCAACAAGTTCACCGACCGCCAAGGCGTGCCCGCTGGCGTGAGTGACGATCAGGTGCCGACCTACAACAGTTACGATAATGCGGTGCTGTACAACGACTTTGTGGTGTCCAGCCTGATCAAGGACTACGCCAAGACCGACCCTAATGGCTTCCTGCTGTACCTGTCGGACCACGGTGAAGACGTGTTCGACTCACTGGGCCATAACACCTTGGGCCGCAACGAAGCCAAGCCGACCGCGCCGATGTACACCATTCCGTTCATGGCCTGGGCCTCGCCGAAGTGGCGCGAAAGCCATGACTGGAACCTTGCCGGTGACCTGTCACGGCCCTACAGCAGCTCCCATCTGATCCACACCTGGGCAGACCTGGCCGGTTTGAGTTTTGATGAGCTGGACCACAGCAAGAGCCTGGTCAGCGCGGACTTCAAGGCTCGCCCGCTGTTGATCGGCAACCCTTACGAAAGCCAGCACAAGGGGTTGATCGACTTCAGCCTGATGAAGCCCAAGGCGCCGGTGGCTGAGGTTGTGCAGAAATAA
- a CDS encoding GNAT family N-acetyltransferase translates to MEEAKDILVLQASYTNPVHAEAICHVLNGYAEDPMGGGHSLPAEVLLHLPEELAKRPHAFSVLAFVNGEPAGLVNCFEGFSTFACRPLVNIHDVAVMKDFRGLGLSQKMLQKVEDIARQRGCCKITLEVLEGNAVAQGSYAKFGFSAGMFDPAHGRMLFWIKPL, encoded by the coding sequence ATGGAAGAAGCCAAGGACATTCTTGTACTGCAAGCCAGCTACACCAACCCGGTTCATGCCGAAGCAATCTGCCACGTGCTCAATGGCTATGCAGAGGATCCAATGGGGGGTGGCCACTCGCTGCCCGCCGAGGTGCTGCTGCACCTGCCCGAGGAACTGGCCAAGCGCCCCCATGCGTTCAGCGTGCTGGCTTTCGTCAACGGCGAACCGGCGGGGCTGGTCAACTGCTTCGAAGGTTTTTCCACCTTTGCCTGCCGGCCGCTGGTCAATATCCACGATGTGGCGGTAATGAAGGATTTTCGCGGGCTCGGGCTGAGCCAGAAGATGTTGCAGAAAGTCGAGGACATTGCCCGCCAGCGCGGTTGCTGCAAGATCACTCTGGAGGTGCTTGAGGGGAATGCCGTGGCCCAGGGCAGTTACGCCAAATTTGGTTTTTCCGCTGGCATGTTCGACCCAGCCCACGGGCGTATGTTGTTTTGGATAAAGCCCCTTTAA
- the zapE gene encoding cell division protein ZapE, producing the protein MTFDSPLSAWQHAIKHHGFVQDEAQELAIMALEQCHKAVHEGRRSIKGVYLWGPVGRGKTWLMDRFYESLKVPARRQHFHHFMAWVHQRSFQLTGTPDPLQALARELSAEVRVLCFDELFVSDIGDAIILGRLFQVMFEQGMVVVSTSNLPPEELYANGHNRERFMPTITAIKQHMQVVPVNGWQDHRQHPGQLQQRYWLREPGQPEPLGDVFGQLTAGQTLSSEPINVGHRLLEPVQASETVLWSRYPDLCEQPFSAVDFMALCDRFKVILLSDVPCLSAEQREGRIARGTEDGVERVVAGDRELPQLSVHDDGVRRFIALVDECYDRKVPLYLSAQVAMDQLYTEGYLQFPFRRTLSRLQEMQLQRFGQPA; encoded by the coding sequence ATGACTTTCGACTCCCCCTTGAGTGCCTGGCAGCATGCCATCAAACACCACGGTTTTGTCCAGGACGAAGCCCAGGAGTTGGCCATCATGGCCTTGGAGCAATGCCACAAGGCGGTGCACGAGGGCCGCAGGTCGATCAAGGGCGTTTATCTTTGGGGCCCGGTCGGGCGCGGCAAGACCTGGCTGATGGATCGCTTCTATGAAAGCCTCAAGGTGCCAGCCCGCCGTCAGCACTTCCACCACTTCATGGCCTGGGTGCATCAGCGCTCGTTCCAGCTCACTGGCACACCGGACCCTTTACAAGCCCTGGCCCGGGAGTTGAGTGCAGAAGTGCGGGTGCTGTGTTTCGACGAATTGTTTGTCAGCGACATCGGCGATGCCATCATCCTTGGCCGGCTGTTCCAAGTGATGTTCGAACAGGGCATGGTGGTGGTGAGCACCTCCAACCTGCCGCCGGAGGAGCTCTACGCCAACGGCCACAACCGTGAACGGTTCATGCCGACCATCACTGCGATCAAGCAGCACATGCAAGTCGTGCCGGTCAACGGATGGCAAGACCATCGCCAGCATCCGGGCCAGTTGCAGCAGCGCTACTGGCTGCGCGAACCTGGGCAACCCGAACCGTTGGGTGATGTCTTTGGCCAACTGACGGCAGGGCAGACACTGAGCAGCGAGCCGATCAATGTCGGTCATCGTCTGCTTGAACCGGTCCAGGCCAGTGAAACGGTGCTCTGGAGCCGTTACCCGGACCTATGTGAGCAACCGTTTTCGGCCGTGGATTTCATGGCCCTGTGCGACCGTTTCAAGGTCATCCTGCTCAGTGACGTACCCTGCCTGAGCGCCGAACAGCGCGAAGGGCGCATTGCTCGTGGCACGGAAGACGGTGTCGAGCGAGTGGTGGCCGGTGATCGCGAACTGCCACAATTGTCGGTGCATGACGATGGTGTACGGCGTTTCATCGCGCTGGTCGACGAGTGCTATGACCGCAAGGTGCCGCTGTACCTTTCGGCCCAGGTGGCGATGGATCAGTTGTATACCGAGGGCTATCTGCAATTCCCGTTTCGCCGTACCCTCAGTCGCCTCCAGGAAATGCAATTGCAACGTTTTGGTCAGCCCGCCTGA
- a CDS encoding nuclear transport factor 2 family protein, with product MSNPVSSLAPAIAGYIAAANARDSSAVTRFFAEDANVFDEGQHRAGTQAIAQWMEDAARRYQPKVQVLNVQQRTGKVLVHNLISGTFPGSPLELRYTFRLDEQGKISRLDISI from the coding sequence ATGTCCAATCCCGTCTCTTCCCTGGCCCCGGCCATCGCCGGCTACATCGCGGCCGCCAATGCCCGTGACAGTTCGGCGGTGACGCGTTTCTTCGCCGAGGATGCCAACGTATTCGATGAAGGCCAGCACCGGGCCGGTACCCAGGCCATCGCCCAATGGATGGAAGACGCCGCGCGGCGCTACCAGCCCAAGGTGCAAGTGCTCAATGTGCAGCAACGAACCGGCAAGGTGCTGGTGCATAACCTGATCTCAGGCACCTTTCCCGGCAGCCCGCTGGAGCTGCGCTATACCTTCCGCCTCGATGAGCAAGGCAAGATCAGTCGGCTGGATATCTCGATCTAG
- a CDS encoding YafY family protein, with protein sequence MSRTTRLLTLLQVLRGKRCPVTAATLAAELKVSERTLYRDIAELSALGAPIQGEAGIGYVLRSGLFLPPLMFTADEIEAIVLGLRYVDQRGDDVLGKAAADALAKVAAVLAPDVRDALRNPTVLPGPPGCGYPQNTVELNVYRQAIRTQAKLHIDYADVNKTPSQRLIWPLALGFFNEARVVVAWCELRGAYRTFRTDRIASATEQGERYPGRRSDWLRAWFKLMELDENGRFTPDKN encoded by the coding sequence GTGTCGCGTACCACTCGGCTGCTCACTCTGCTGCAAGTCTTGCGGGGCAAACGCTGCCCGGTCACCGCCGCGACCTTGGCGGCCGAGCTGAAAGTCTCCGAGCGTACGCTCTATCGTGACATCGCCGAACTCTCGGCCCTCGGTGCGCCGATCCAGGGGGAAGCGGGCATTGGTTATGTGTTGCGCAGCGGCTTGTTCCTGCCACCCTTGATGTTCACTGCCGATGAAATCGAGGCCATTGTGCTGGGCTTGCGCTACGTCGATCAGCGTGGTGACGACGTGTTGGGCAAGGCCGCCGCCGATGCATTGGCCAAAGTCGCGGCGGTGCTGGCCCCTGACGTGCGGGACGCCTTGCGCAATCCCACGGTGCTGCCCGGGCCGCCTGGCTGTGGCTATCCGCAGAATACGGTGGAGCTGAATGTCTATCGCCAGGCCATCCGCACGCAGGCCAAGTTACACATCGATTACGCCGATGTGAACAAAACCCCGAGCCAGCGCTTGATCTGGCCGCTGGCCCTGGGCTTTTTCAATGAGGCGCGGGTAGTGGTGGCCTGGTGCGAATTGCGCGGCGCCTATCGGACCTTTCGCACCGACCGCATCGCCTCGGCCACCGAACAGGGCGAGCGTTATCCCGGCAGGCGCAGTGACTGGTTGCGTGCCTGGTTCAAGCTGATGGAACTGGATGAAAACGGCCGCTTCACTCCTGACAAAAACTGA
- a CDS encoding LEA type 2 family protein — translation MRRILGLSLFLMLLSLSACALFPHRDPLNINVVGIEPLPSQELEMRFAVKLRLQNPNETAIDYNGVALDLEVNGRTLASGVSDQSGTIARFSEAVLSVPVSISAFSVLRQTLGLSQTQSLNNLPYVLKGKLAGGVFGTMRFVDRGTLDLPGSAATW, via the coding sequence ATGCGCAGAATCCTCGGCTTGTCCCTTTTCCTGATGTTGCTCAGCTTGAGCGCCTGCGCCCTCTTCCCGCACCGGGATCCGTTGAACATCAACGTGGTCGGCATCGAACCATTGCCCAGCCAGGAGCTGGAGATGCGCTTTGCCGTCAAGCTGCGCTTGCAGAACCCCAACGAAACCGCCATCGACTACAACGGCGTGGCCCTGGACCTGGAGGTCAACGGGCGTACCTTGGCATCGGGTGTCAGCGACCAGAGCGGTACCATTGCGCGCTTTTCCGAAGCGGTGCTGAGCGTGCCGGTGAGCATTTCGGCGTTTTCCGTGCTGCGTCAGACCCTGGGCCTGAGCCAGACCCAAAGCCTGAATAACCTGCCCTATGTGCTCAAGGGCAAGCTCGCCGGCGGCGTGTTCGGCACCATGCGTTTCGTCGACCGCGGCACCCTGGACTTGCCAGGCTCCGCGGCCACCTGGTGA
- a CDS encoding carbon-nitrogen hydrolase family protein, which produces MPKTIVAALQIGSLPGGKDETLAQILSYEDAIRQAGARLVVMPEALLGGYPKGEGFGTQLGYRLPEGREAFARYFANAIDVPGAETEALAGLSARTGASLVLGVIERAGSTLYCTALYFEPEAGLVAKHRKLMPTGTERLIWGKGDGSTLPVIDSQVGRVGAAVCWENMMPLLRTAMYAKGVEVWCAPTVDEREMWQVTMRHIAHEGRCFVVSACQVQASPQALGIDVAHWPAERPLIAGGSVIVGPMGDVLAGPLKDTAGLLTAEIDTDELVRARYDYDVVGHYARPDVFELVVDERAKPGVRFTA; this is translated from the coding sequence ATGCCAAAAACCATTGTCGCTGCCCTGCAGATCGGTTCGTTGCCCGGCGGCAAGGACGAGACCCTGGCGCAGATCCTTTCCTATGAAGACGCCATCCGCCAGGCTGGCGCCCGTTTGGTGGTGATGCCCGAAGCCTTGTTGGGTGGCTATCCCAAGGGCGAGGGGTTCGGGACTCAACTGGGTTACCGGCTGCCGGAGGGGCGCGAGGCGTTTGCCCGGTATTTTGCCAATGCCATCGACGTACCCGGTGCTGAAACCGAGGCGTTGGCCGGGCTATCGGCGCGCACCGGGGCTAGCTTGGTGTTGGGCGTTATCGAGCGGGCCGGCAGCACCTTGTACTGCACGGCGCTGTACTTCGAGCCCGAGGCCGGCCTGGTGGCCAAGCATCGCAAGCTGATGCCCACCGGCACTGAGCGGCTGATCTGGGGCAAGGGCGACGGTTCGACCTTGCCGGTGATCGACAGCCAGGTCGGGCGCGTGGGTGCTGCGGTATGTTGGGAAAACATGATGCCGTTGCTGCGCACCGCGATGTACGCCAAAGGCGTCGAGGTGTGGTGTGCGCCGACGGTGGATGAGCGGGAGATGTGGCAGGTGACCATGCGTCACATCGCCCATGAGGGCCGTTGTTTTGTGGTCAGCGCCTGTCAGGTCCAGGCCTCGCCACAGGCGCTGGGCATCGACGTTGCCCATTGGCCGGCCGAGCGACCGTTGATTGCCGGTGGCAGTGTGATTGTCGGGCCCATGGGCGATGTACTGGCTGGGCCGCTGAAAGACACGGCCGGGCTATTGACCGCCGAAATCGATACCGATGAACTGGTGCGGGCGCGCTACGACTATGACGTGGTCGGGCACTATGCCAGGCCGGACGTGTTCGAGCTGGTGGTGGATGAGCGCGCCAAGCCCGGCGTGCGATTTACCGCTTGA
- a CDS encoding LysR family transcriptional regulator, protein MSLMNIADVDLNLLKTFEALHDESSASRAALRLGVTQSAISAALRRLRNLYDDQLFVRTGRGLAPTLRANQLKPVISDALNKCRQSLAMVDPDAGHYEGRSVIVGLSDDFEIAHGRRLIEEVARHAPGLRLIFRQTHSQIVGRALMERSLDLAIAAGGFSERLLSRQVLGEGDYACLVDPASLTQGQQSLSLEAFVAREHVLVSSGGFIGITDEGLAGLGLSRRVCASTTHFAALPFLLKGSQAVATIPTHAARAIASLSGLALLPCPLALPRYPIELGWRTHAQMDPAVVKVREAIVATFA, encoded by the coding sequence ATGAGCCTTATGAATATCGCCGATGTCGACCTCAACCTGCTCAAAACCTTCGAAGCCCTGCACGATGAATCCAGCGCCAGCCGCGCCGCGTTGCGCTTGGGCGTGACCCAGTCGGCCATCAGTGCAGCCCTGCGCAGGCTTCGAAACCTGTACGACGATCAATTGTTCGTACGCACCGGGCGCGGCCTGGCACCGACCCTGCGGGCCAACCAGCTCAAACCGGTGATCAGCGATGCCTTGAACAAGTGCCGCCAGAGCCTGGCGATGGTCGACCCGGATGCTGGCCATTACGAAGGCCGTTCGGTCATCGTCGGGCTGTCCGACGACTTCGAGATTGCCCATGGGCGACGCTTGATCGAGGAAGTGGCGCGACATGCGCCGGGGTTACGCTTGATTTTTCGCCAGACCCACAGCCAGATCGTCGGCCGGGCCTTGATGGAGCGCAGCCTTGACCTGGCGATCGCGGCGGGAGGTTTCAGCGAAAGGTTACTCAGCCGCCAGGTATTGGGCGAAGGCGACTATGCCTGCCTGGTAGACCCGGCCAGCCTGACGCAGGGCCAGCAAAGCCTCTCCCTGGAAGCGTTCGTGGCCCGCGAACATGTGCTGGTGTCTTCCGGTGGCTTCATCGGCATTACCGACGAAGGGCTGGCCGGGCTCGGTCTGAGCCGGCGGGTATGCGCCTCGACCACCCACTTTGCCGCGCTGCCGTTCCTGCTCAAGGGCAGCCAGGCGGTGGCGACCATTCCGACCCATGCCGCCCGGGCCATCGCGTCGCTCAGCGGCCTGGCATTGCTGCCCTGCCCCCTCGCCTTGCCGCGCTATCCCATTGAACTGGGCTGGCGAACCCACGCGCAAATGGATCCTGCGGTGGTCAAGGTTCGCGAGGCCATTGTCGCCACCTTCGCGTAA